The proteins below are encoded in one region of Serratia symbiotica:
- a CDS encoding dipeptide ABC transporter ATP-binding protein: MHHGVGTLQPTANSGLPLPAQRVLTVRDLSVNFYQQGGTVEAVRNLSFEVNRGETLAIVGESGSGKSVTSLALMRLVEQGGGCIVSGSMPFCRRNGELLDLMHTSQNTLRKVRGADMAMIFQEPMTSLNPVFPVGEQIAESLRLHQGMDHRSARLEALRMLDLVRIPQAQAVLGRYPYQLSGGMRQRVMIAMALSCKPSLLIADEPTTALDVTIQAQILQLIRMLRQEMQMAVIFISHDMGVVAEIADRVLVMCRGEQVEQNTVHKLFAAPQHPYTQALLAAVPRLGAMADQRFPAKFPLPDGGENGVPQDTVPANAPPILRVEHLVTRFDLRSGILNCVTRQVHAVENVSFDLYPGETLGLVGESGCGKSTTGRALLKLVDSQRGTLTFDGRQINPLHGSALQHLRRDIQIIFQDPYAALDPRLTVGFSIMEPLLVHNVMRGKKAQRRVAWLLERVGLLPEHARRYPHEFSGGQRQRICIARALALNPKVVIADEAVSALDVSIQAQIINLLLDLQREFGIAFLFISHDMAVVERISHRVAVMYLGQIVEIGPRQAVFDHPQHAYTRKLMAAVPVADPNHVYQRQPLRVDDMPSSIRTLGDEPVTAPLVQVGPGHFVACHPIAGAF; encoded by the coding sequence ATGCACCATGGCGTAGGTACCCTTCAACCCACGGCCAACTCTGGGTTGCCGTTGCCAGCGCAGCGCGTGTTGACGGTGCGCGATCTGAGCGTCAACTTTTATCAGCAGGGCGGCACTGTCGAGGCGGTGCGTAACCTGTCCTTTGAGGTCAATCGTGGCGAAACGCTGGCGATTGTCGGTGAATCCGGTTCTGGTAAGTCGGTGACCTCGTTGGCGCTGATGCGGTTGGTTGAACAAGGCGGCGGCTGCATCGTTAGCGGCAGCATGCCATTTTGCCGCCGCAACGGCGAACTGCTTGATCTGATGCATACGTCCCAAAACACACTGCGCAAAGTGCGTGGTGCCGATATGGCGATGATCTTTCAGGAGCCAATGACCTCGCTCAACCCGGTATTTCCCGTAGGGGAACAAATCGCCGAGTCGTTGCGGTTGCATCAGGGCATGGATCACCGTAGTGCCAGGCTGGAGGCCCTGCGTATGCTTGATCTGGTTCGCATCCCGCAGGCCCAAGCCGTGCTTGGCCGCTACCCATATCAGTTGTCTGGCGGTATGCGCCAGCGGGTGATGATCGCCATGGCGCTGTCCTGCAAGCCATCGCTGCTGATTGCTGACGAACCGACCACTGCGCTGGACGTCACCATTCAAGCGCAGATCCTGCAACTGATACGCATGCTGCGCCAGGAAATGCAGATGGCAGTGATCTTCATCAGCCATGATATGGGGGTGGTGGCGGAAATCGCCGATCGGGTGCTGGTGATGTGTCGTGGAGAACAGGTAGAACAGAACACCGTACACAAGCTGTTCGCCGCGCCGCAACATCCTTACACCCAAGCGCTGCTGGCGGCGGTGCCGAGGTTGGGGGCGATGGCAGATCAACGCTTTCCGGCCAAATTTCCCTTGCCGGACGGCGGCGAAAACGGCGTGCCGCAGGATACCGTGCCGGCCAACGCCCCGCCGATCTTACGAGTGGAACATTTGGTCACGCGCTTCGATCTGCGCAGCGGCATTCTGAACTGTGTCACCCGTCAGGTGCACGCGGTGGAAAATGTCAGCTTCGATCTCTACCCCGGTGAAACGCTGGGGCTGGTGGGCGAATCTGGCTGCGGCAAATCCACTACCGGGCGTGCGCTGCTGAAGTTGGTGGATAGCCAGCGCGGAACCCTCACCTTCGATGGCCGTCAGATCAATCCGCTGCATGGTTCGGCGTTGCAGCACCTGAGGCGTGACATCCAGATTATCTTCCAAGATCCCTATGCGGCGCTCGATCCGCGTCTGACGGTCGGTTTTTCCATTATGGAACCACTGTTGGTACATAACGTGATGCGTGGCAAAAAGGCGCAGCGGCGAGTAGCCTGGTTACTGGAGCGGGTCGGGCTGTTGCCAGAGCATGCGCGCCGCTATCCGCATGAATTTTCCGGTGGCCAGCGCCAGCGCATTTGTATTGCGCGCGCACTGGCGCTGAACCCAAAGGTGGTGATCGCTGATGAAGCAGTATCAGCACTTGATGTGTCGATCCAAGCGCAGATTATTAATCTGTTGCTCGATTTGCAACGTGAGTTCGGCATTGCTTTCCTGTTTATCTCGCATGATATGGCGGTGGTGGAGCGCATCAGCCATCGCGTGGCGGTGATGTACCTTGGGCAGATTGTGGAAATTGGCCCACGGCAGGCGGTGTTTGACCACCCGCAGCATGCTTACACCCGCAAGCTGATGGCGGCGGTGCCGGTTGCCGATCCTAACCACGTCTACCAACGCCAGCCGCTGCGGGTGGATGACATGCCCAGCTCGATCCGTACGCTGGGCGATGAACCGGTTACCGCACCGCTAGTACAGGTTGGCCCTGGGCATTTTGTTGCCTGTCATCCGATTGCGGGTGCCTTTTAA
- the gsiC gene encoding glutathione ABC transporter permease GsiC, translated as MLDYFLKRLLGLIPTLLMVAVLVFLFVHMMPGDPARLAAGPEADETVVQLVRHDLGLDKPLPQQFMHFFVNVLRGDFGTSMVSKRPVSEEIASRFMPTFWLTITSMLWAVILGLAVGMVSAVWRNRWPDHLGMMLAISGISFPAFALGMLLMQVFSVNLGWLPTVGADSWRHYILPSITLGAAVAAVMARFTRASLVEVLQEDYIRTARAKGVPESLVVVKHGLRNAMIPLVTMMGLQFGFLLGGSIVVEKVFNWPGLGRLLVDAVGMRDYPVIQAEVLLFSLEFILINLLVDMLYAAVNPTIRYQ; from the coding sequence ATGCTTGATTATTTTCTGAAACGACTGCTGGGGTTGATCCCAACGCTGCTGATGGTGGCGGTACTGGTATTTCTGTTTGTACATATGATGCCCGGTGATCCGGCGCGGCTGGCTGCAGGGCCAGAGGCCGATGAAACCGTGGTGCAGTTGGTGCGCCACGATCTGGGGCTGGACAAACCGTTGCCGCAGCAGTTCATGCACTTTTTTGTTAACGTGCTACGGGGGGATTTCGGTACTTCGATGGTGTCAAAACGCCCGGTGAGTGAAGAAATCGCCTCGCGTTTTATGCCGACCTTTTGGCTGACGATCACCAGCATGCTGTGGGCAGTGATATTGGGTCTGGCGGTTGGTATGGTTTCGGCGGTATGGCGCAATCGCTGGCCAGACCACCTCGGCATGATGTTGGCAATATCGGGGATTTCATTCCCAGCTTTTGCACTCGGAATGCTGTTGATGCAGGTGTTTTCGGTCAATCTCGGCTGGTTGCCGACGGTCGGTGCCGACAGTTGGCGGCACTACATCCTGCCGTCTATCACCTTGGGGGCCGCAGTGGCGGCGGTGATGGCACGCTTCACCCGCGCCTCGTTGGTGGAAGTGTTGCAGGAAGACTATATACGCACTGCGCGCGCCAAAGGTGTACCGGAGAGCCTGGTGGTGGTGAAACACGGGCTGCGCAACGCGATGATCCCGCTAGTGACCATGATGGGGTTGCAGTTCGGCTTCTTACTCGGCGGTTCGATCGTGGTGGAGAAAGTGTTCAATTGGCCAGGGCTGGGTCGGTTGCTGGTCGATGCAGTGGGGATGCGTGATTACCCAGTGATCCAGGCTGAAGTGTTACTGTTTTCGCTGGAGTTCATTTTGATCAATCTGCTGGTGGATATGCTGTATGCGGCGGTTAACCCAACAATACGCTACCAATGA
- the gsiB gene encoding glutathione ABC transporter substrate-binding protein GsiB, with product MKHTIKRNALVAAVLLAGTGSVWAAKDVVIAVASNFTTLDPYDANDTLSQAVAKSLYQGLFGFDKDMKRVNVLADSYEVSKDGLTYTVKLHPGVKFHDGTQLNAEAVKINLDRASNPDNHLKRYNLFKMIDKTEVVDANRVKIMLKAPFSAFINNLAHPAAAIISPAALAQYRKDIGFHPVGTGPYQFVTWNQTEFVKVKKFDGYWRPGLPKLSSITWRPVVDSNTRAAMLQTGEATFAFPIPYEQAKVLAGNSKLDVMTASSIQQRYISLNVTQKPFDNLKVRQALNYAINKTALIKVAFSGYAVPAEGPVPPTIDFAARYQPWPYDPAKARELLKEAGYPNGFTSPLWSSHNHSTAQKVLQFVQQQLAQVGVKVTVTAMDAGQRAAQVESVGVKDTGVRMFYTGWSASTGEADWALSPLFASQAAPPKQFNTAFYSNPQVDDDLSAALATTDRAEKQKFYQDAQDRIWADAPWIFLTTERLLSASSKQLSGFYVMPDMSFNFDHADLQ from the coding sequence ATGAAGCACACAATCAAACGTAATGCGCTAGTGGCCGCCGTACTGCTGGCAGGAACCGGTTCGGTCTGGGCGGCAAAGGATGTAGTCATCGCTGTGGCCTCCAACTTCACCACGCTCGATCCCTATGATGCCAACGATACTCTGTCGCAGGCAGTCGCCAAGTCGCTTTATCAGGGACTGTTCGGTTTTGACAAAGACATGAAGCGGGTGAACGTGCTGGCGGACAGCTACGAGGTTAGTAAGGACGGCCTTACCTACACCGTCAAGCTGCATCCGGGCGTCAAGTTCCATGACGGCACCCAGCTCAATGCCGAGGCGGTGAAAATCAACCTTGATCGTGCCAGCAACCCAGACAACCACCTCAAACGCTATAACCTGTTTAAGATGATCGATAAAACCGAGGTGGTGGACGCTAACAGGGTGAAAATCATGTTGAAGGCCCCGTTCTCAGCGTTTATCAACAATCTGGCGCACCCGGCGGCGGCGATCATCTCGCCAGCGGCGCTGGCGCAGTACCGCAAGGATATCGGCTTCCACCCGGTCGGCACTGGGCCGTATCAGTTCGTCACCTGGAATCAGACTGAATTCGTTAAGGTGAAAAAATTCGATGGCTACTGGAGGCCAGGGTTGCCGAAGCTCAGTAGCATCACTTGGCGGCCGGTGGTCGACAGTAATACCCGTGCTGCGATGTTACAGACCGGTGAGGCGACTTTCGCCTTCCCGATCCCCTACGAGCAGGCTAAGGTGCTGGCCGGCAACTCCAAGCTTGATGTGATGACAGCATCGTCGATCCAGCAGCGCTATATCAGCTTGAATGTCACCCAGAAGCCGTTTGATAACCTGAAGGTGCGGCAGGCACTGAATTATGCCATCAATAAGACCGCGCTGATCAAGGTGGCGTTTTCTGGCTATGCGGTGCCGGCGGAAGGGCCGGTGCCGCCAACGATCGACTTTGCTGCTCGCTACCAGCCATGGCCGTATGATCCTGCCAAGGCACGCGAGTTGCTGAAAGAGGCGGGCTACCCGAACGGTTTCACCTCCCCCTTGTGGTCTTCCCATAACCACAGCACCGCGCAGAAAGTGTTGCAGTTCGTTCAGCAGCAACTGGCGCAGGTAGGGGTGAAAGTGACGGTGACCGCGATGGACGCCGGGCAACGCGCGGCTCAAGTGGAAAGCGTCGGGGTGAAGGATACCGGTGTACGCATGTTCTATACCGGCTGGTCGGCATCGACTGGCGAGGCAGATTGGGCGCTGTCGCCGCTGTTCGCCAGCCAGGCTGCTCCGCCGAAGCAATTCAACACCGCGTTTTATAGCAACCCGCAGGTGGATGATGATTTGAGCGCTGCATTGGCCACCACCGATCGCGCCGAGAAGCAAAAGTTTTACCAGGATGCACAGGATCGCATCTGGGCTGATGCGCCATGGATTTTCCTGACGACTGAACGCCTGCTGTCGGCTAGCAGCAAACAACTGAGCGGTTTCTATGTGATGCCTGACATGTCGTTTAACTTTGATCATGCCGACCTCCAATAA
- the gsiD gene encoding glutathione ABC transporter permease GsiD, with protein sequence MIKHWRRNAALKAMPILEPNALRTPWQEFWRRFQQQRVAIVAGLVVVVLLLAALLAPYLAPFDAENYVDYDRLNDGPSRVHWMGVDSLGRDIFSRILMGASISLAAGVFSVLVGGLIGTLLGLLAGYYEGWWDRLTMRVCDVLFAFPGILLAIGVVALMGSGMANVIVAVAVFSIPAFARLVRGNTLVLKHLTYIESARSIGASDWAIILRHILPGTLSSLVVYFTLRIGTSIITAASLSFLGLGAQPPTPEWGAMLNEARADMVIAPHVAVFPILAIFISVLAFNLLGDGLRDALVPKLRG encoded by the coding sequence ATGATTAAACATTGGCGGCGCAACGCGGCACTGAAGGCGATGCCGATCCTTGAACCCAATGCGCTGCGCACGCCGTGGCAAGAGTTCTGGCGGCGTTTCCAGCAGCAACGCGTGGCGATAGTCGCCGGGCTGGTGGTGGTGGTGCTGCTGCTGGCCGCGCTGCTGGCTCCGTATCTGGCCCCTTTTGATGCCGAGAACTATGTCGATTATGATCGGCTGAACGATGGCCCTTCGCGAGTGCACTGGATGGGCGTGGATTCGCTTGGACGCGACATCTTCAGCCGCATCCTGATGGGGGCCAGCATCTCGTTGGCGGCGGGAGTGTTCTCGGTACTGGTGGGTGGGTTAATCGGCACCTTGCTGGGGTTGCTGGCTGGCTACTATGAAGGGTGGTGGGATCGTCTCACTATGCGTGTGTGCGATGTGCTATTTGCCTTTCCCGGTATTCTGCTGGCGATCGGCGTAGTGGCGCTCATGGGCAGCGGCATGGCCAATGTGATCGTCGCGGTGGCGGTTTTCAGCATACCGGCTTTCGCTCGGTTGGTGCGCGGCAATACGCTGGTACTGAAACATTTGACTTATATTGAGTCGGCGCGCAGCATCGGTGCTTCGGACTGGGCTATCATTCTGCGGCATATTTTGCCGGGTACCCTTTCGTCGCTGGTGGTGTATTTCACCCTGCGCATTGGCACCTCGATCATTACCGCTGCCAGCCTATCGTTCCTTGGCCTTGGCGCGCAGCCGCCAACGCCGGAGTGGGGGGCGATGCTCAACGAGGCACGGGCCGATATGGTGATTGCGCCGCATGTGGCGGTTTTCCCCATCCTGGCGATATTTATCAGCGTGCTGGCATTCAATCTGTTGGGCGATGGACTGCGGGATGCGTTAGTTCCGAAACTGCGTGGGTAA